The following are encoded together in the Streptomyces sp. NBC_00341 genome:
- a CDS encoding chorismate mutase produces the protein MTTSNIDDSVGAELNRLRESIDNIDAAVVHMLAERFKCTQQVGHLKAAHQLPPADPARESRQIARLRQLAESAHLDPAFAEKLLNFIVAEVIRHHERIAEESAHGTDTDVRT, from the coding sequence ATGACCACGAGCAACATCGACGATTCCGTAGGCGCCGAGCTGAACCGGCTGCGAGAGAGCATCGACAACATCGACGCGGCTGTCGTCCACATGCTGGCCGAGCGCTTCAAATGCACCCAGCAGGTTGGTCACCTCAAGGCCGCCCACCAGCTTCCCCCCGCCGATCCGGCCAGAGAGTCCCGCCAGATCGCCCGGCTGCGGCAGCTGGCGGAGAGCGCGCACCTGGACCCGGCGTTCGCCGAGAAGCTCCTGAACTTCATCGTGGCCGAGGTCATCCGCCACCACGAACGCATCGCGGAGGAATCGGCGCACGGCACGGACACCGACGTCAGGACCTGA
- the pepN gene encoding aminopeptidase N, with amino-acid sequence MSVLMRDEAQTRAQFLDVQRYTIDLDLTAGDETFDSRTLIRFTARTDGDTFVEIKPATLRSISLDGQPLDPADLDGNRFPLTALTSGEHELRVDAAMRYSRTGEGMHRFTDPTDNETYVYTQLFMEDVQRVFAAFDQPDLKSVFELTVTAPEGWTVLGNGITEHTGDGRWTLAPTPPISTYLVAVAAGPWHSVTTEHAGLPFGIHCRASLAPHLDTDADEILDITRACFDRFQEKFDEPYPFDSYDQAFVPEFNAGAMENPGLVTFRDEFIYRSAVTDTERQTRGMVIAHEMAHMWFGDLVTLAWWDDIWLNESFAEYMGYQTLAEATRFTDTWVDFGVARKGWGYDADQRPSTHPVAPDPAAVPDTASAMLNFDGISYAKGASALRQLVAWLGEKDFLAGINTHFARHKFANATLADFIDNLASATDRDVHAWADQWLRTTGVDTLTPHIKEADTTWSLTVDHRGTRPHRITVGTYDHAIDTQSGPDRLVPRDRFDIGIPQDDAPTTRPGRRPALVVLNDGDLTYAKVRLDPDSWNTALRSLSGIPDALTRAVIWNTARDMVRDGELAPTTYIEAARTHLPHETDLALQQGVLTFATTQIAGRYLSPDDRPAALTTLTALCRDLIRRTEDGSNPGLRLIAVRHLIDAATQPDAIQGWLTEGTVPGGPELDAELRWRTLTRLAVLGAVDETAIAAELDQDPSATGQEGAARCRAALPTPEAKAAAWQAMFTDDSLSNYLFTAIAQGFWQPEQTDLVSAYVPRYYPEATQLAVRRGPAIAEAAGRYAFPAYAVDAHSLHLGEQALTDQALIPALRRKLADQIDDLRRALAVRDAH; translated from the coding sequence ATGTCCGTACTGATGCGCGACGAAGCGCAGACCCGAGCCCAGTTCCTCGACGTACAGCGGTACACGATCGACCTCGATCTGACCGCGGGGGACGAGACCTTCGACTCCCGTACCCTCATCCGGTTCACCGCCCGCACGGACGGCGACACCTTCGTCGAGATCAAGCCCGCCACCCTGCGCTCGATCAGCCTCGACGGGCAGCCGCTCGACCCCGCAGACCTCGACGGCAACCGCTTCCCCCTCACCGCCCTGACCAGCGGCGAACACGAACTCCGCGTCGACGCCGCCATGCGCTACTCCCGCACCGGCGAAGGCATGCACCGCTTCACCGACCCCACCGACAACGAGACCTACGTCTACACCCAGCTCTTCATGGAGGACGTCCAGCGCGTCTTCGCCGCGTTCGACCAGCCCGACCTCAAGTCCGTCTTCGAGCTCACCGTCACCGCCCCCGAAGGCTGGACCGTCCTCGGCAACGGCATCACCGAACACACCGGCGACGGCCGCTGGACCCTCGCCCCCACGCCGCCGATCTCCACCTACCTCGTCGCCGTCGCCGCGGGCCCCTGGCACTCCGTGACCACCGAACACGCCGGACTGCCCTTCGGCATCCACTGCCGCGCCTCCCTCGCCCCCCACCTCGACACCGACGCCGACGAGATCCTCGACATCACCCGGGCCTGCTTCGACCGGTTCCAGGAGAAGTTCGACGAGCCCTACCCGTTCGACTCCTACGACCAGGCCTTCGTCCCCGAGTTCAACGCGGGCGCCATGGAGAACCCCGGCCTCGTCACCTTCCGCGACGAGTTCATCTACCGCTCCGCCGTCACCGACACCGAGCGCCAGACCCGCGGCATGGTCATCGCCCACGAGATGGCCCACATGTGGTTCGGAGACCTCGTCACCCTCGCCTGGTGGGACGACATCTGGCTCAACGAGTCCTTCGCCGAGTACATGGGCTACCAGACCCTCGCCGAAGCCACCCGCTTCACCGACACCTGGGTCGACTTCGGAGTCGCCCGCAAGGGCTGGGGCTACGACGCCGACCAGCGCCCCTCCACCCACCCCGTCGCCCCCGACCCCGCCGCCGTCCCCGACACCGCCTCCGCGATGCTCAACTTCGACGGCATCTCCTACGCCAAGGGCGCCTCCGCCCTGCGCCAGCTCGTCGCCTGGCTCGGCGAGAAGGACTTCCTGGCCGGCATCAACACCCACTTCGCCCGCCACAAGTTCGCCAACGCCACCCTGGCCGACTTCATCGACAACCTGGCATCCGCCACCGACCGCGACGTCCACGCCTGGGCCGACCAGTGGCTGCGCACCACCGGAGTCGACACCCTCACCCCGCACATCAAAGAGGCCGACACCACCTGGTCCCTCACCGTCGACCACCGGGGCACCCGCCCCCACCGCATCACCGTCGGCACCTACGACCACGCCATCGACACCCAGTCCGGGCCCGACCGGCTCGTCCCGCGCGACCGCTTCGACATCGGCATCCCGCAGGACGACGCCCCCACCACCCGGCCCGGCCGCCGCCCCGCCCTCGTCGTCCTCAACGACGGCGACCTCACCTACGCCAAGGTCCGCCTCGACCCGGACTCCTGGAACACCGCCCTGCGCAGCCTCTCCGGCATCCCCGACGCCCTCACCAGAGCCGTCATCTGGAACACCGCCCGCGACATGGTCCGCGACGGCGAACTCGCCCCCACCACCTACATCGAGGCCGCCCGCACCCACCTCCCGCACGAAACCGACCTCGCACTCCAGCAGGGCGTCCTCACCTTCGCCACCACCCAGATCGCCGGACGCTACCTCAGCCCCGACGACCGCCCCGCCGCCCTCACCACCCTCACCGCCCTGTGCCGCGACCTCATCCGCCGCACCGAGGACGGCAGCAACCCCGGCCTCCGCCTCATCGCCGTCCGCCACCTCATCGACGCCGCCACCCAGCCCGACGCCATCCAGGGCTGGCTCACCGAAGGCACCGTCCCCGGCGGACCCGAACTCGACGCCGAACTGCGCTGGCGCACCCTCACCCGCCTCGCCGTCCTCGGCGCCGTCGACGAGACCGCCATCGCCGCCGAACTCGACCAGGACCCCAGCGCCACCGGCCAGGAAGGCGCCGCCCGCTGCCGCGCCGCCCTGCCCACCCCCGAGGCCAAGGCCGCGGCCTGGCAGGCCATGTTCACCGACGACAGCCTCTCCAACTACCTCTTCACCGCCATCGCCCAGGGCTTCTGGCAGCCCGAACAGACCGACCTCGTCAGCGCCTACGTACCCCGCTACTACCCCGAGGCGACCCAGCTCGCCGTCCGCCGCGGACCCGCCATCGCGGAAGCCGCCGGACGCTACGCCTTCCCCGCGTACGCCGTCGACGCCCACAGCCTCCACCTCGGCGAACAAGCACTCACCGACCAGGCCCTGATCCCCGCACTGCGCCGCAAGCTCGCCGACCAGATCGACGACCTGCGCCGCGCCCTCGCCGTCCGCGACGCCCACTGA
- a CDS encoding RNA polymerase sigma factor, giving the protein MTHSTPARLREGDPAALAEAFREHADAVYRHALWSTGNWSTAEDVVSLTYLEAWRSRERLRPEETDSLRPWLLGIATNVARNTARSARRHRRALARTERSDTVPDFAEEVTGRLADAEQLAAAKAALEGLRRAEREVFTLCVWGGLDYASAAEALGIPVGTVRSRLSRARAKLRDSVGHPATRPDGTRSTSGRELPGGSGQVQRVDSILARTTQENPA; this is encoded by the coding sequence GTGACTCACTCAACCCCTGCCCGACTCCGAGAAGGTGACCCGGCCGCGCTCGCCGAGGCGTTCCGGGAACACGCGGACGCCGTGTACCGCCATGCCCTGTGGTCCACCGGCAACTGGTCCACGGCCGAGGACGTCGTCTCCCTCACCTACCTGGAAGCGTGGCGCTCACGCGAGCGGCTGCGCCCCGAGGAGACCGACAGCCTGCGCCCGTGGCTGCTGGGCATCGCCACCAACGTGGCTCGCAACACGGCCCGTTCGGCCCGACGCCACCGCAGAGCCCTGGCCCGGACGGAGCGCTCCGACACCGTCCCGGACTTCGCGGAGGAGGTGACCGGGCGGCTGGCGGACGCCGAACAGCTGGCAGCGGCCAAGGCGGCGCTGGAAGGGCTGCGGCGCGCCGAGCGCGAGGTCTTCACCCTGTGCGTCTGGGGCGGGCTGGACTACGCGTCCGCCGCAGAGGCCCTGGGCATACCCGTCGGCACCGTGCGCTCCCGGCTGTCCCGCGCCCGCGCCAAGCTGCGCGACTCCGTGGGGCACCCGGCCACCCGGCCCGACGGCACCCGGAGTACATCCGGCCGGGAACTCCCCGGAGGCAGCGGACAAGTACAGCGCGTAGACAGCATTCTGGCCCGAACCACCCAGGAGAACCCCGCATGA
- a CDS encoding CU044_5270 family protein: MNALFRHRSGTATPSSRPAAEDRAELDALREMVPPPGAPRLSPTRHARLEARLMNAVDDTATTSDTVKPLKSRSAAGRPSGFGRLTTGRSMSLGVAAAVVAATVAGFAVTGSSGQTAVAAPAPLKVESSRATVPLATVAKRATALAGSDGAARRGTHRREWAMGLWDDGKHEPEQVPVTESRDRYNADGSGEAEDIEDGRVVHRTHLPAGSWEESASYVNTPPTTVDGLADYLAKENPDTRGSAYWTVDSLEALLREWTPGPAQTAAIDGLLAEQPGLRAIGPVRDRAGRQGQAYAADFKGTVRWTVILDEHTGRILGTELSSIRTDPKMRLEPGDVEQYDAYLD; the protein is encoded by the coding sequence ATGAACGCCCTGTTCCGGCACCGTTCCGGCACCGCCACCCCGTCCTCCCGTCCGGCGGCCGAGGACCGCGCCGAGCTCGACGCACTGCGTGAGATGGTCCCGCCCCCCGGCGCCCCCCGGCTCTCGCCCACCCGCCACGCGCGGCTCGAAGCGCGTCTGATGAACGCGGTCGACGACACGGCCACCACGTCCGACACCGTGAAGCCCCTCAAGTCCCGTTCCGCCGCTGGCCGCCCGTCGGGCTTCGGCCGGCTGACGACCGGCCGGTCGATGTCCCTCGGGGTGGCCGCCGCCGTCGTCGCGGCGACCGTGGCGGGGTTCGCCGTCACCGGCAGCAGCGGTCAGACGGCCGTCGCCGCGCCCGCCCCGCTCAAGGTGGAGAGCTCCCGGGCCACCGTGCCGCTCGCCACCGTCGCCAAGCGGGCCACCGCCCTCGCCGGCTCCGACGGCGCCGCGCGCCGGGGGACCCACCGCCGGGAGTGGGCCATGGGGCTGTGGGACGACGGGAAGCACGAGCCGGAACAGGTGCCGGTGACCGAATCCCGTGACCGCTACAACGCCGACGGCAGCGGGGAGGCAGAGGACATCGAGGACGGCCGGGTCGTCCACCGCACGCACCTGCCGGCAGGTTCGTGGGAGGAGTCCGCCTCCTACGTGAACACCCCCCCGACCACCGTCGACGGCCTCGCCGACTACCTGGCGAAGGAGAACCCCGACACCCGGGGCAGCGCGTACTGGACGGTGGACTCCCTGGAGGCGCTGCTGCGTGAGTGGACGCCGGGCCCCGCCCAGACGGCCGCGATCGACGGACTGCTCGCCGAGCAGCCCGGCCTGCGTGCCATCGGCCCGGTCAGGGACCGTGCCGGACGCCAGGGCCAGGCATACGCCGCGGACTTCAAGGGGACGGTGCGCTGGACGGTCATCCTCGACGAGCACACCGGCCGCATCCTGGGCACCGAGCTCTCCAGCATCAGGACCGACCCGAAGATGCGCCTCGAACCCGGTGACGTCGAGCAGTACGACGCCTACCTGGACTGA
- a CDS encoding TetR/AcrR family transcriptional regulator has product MAGRRRWSTEEILDAAAELLRTGDAESFSVRKLAAVLGTDSSSLYRHFRSKTELLRAVADRILLAAMDGYRPEGDWKQRITALGLRLREAFGRQPQLAAVWGRYASSGAGSRLVMEAVLQDLRASGLPDEEIPAHYHRIAVLISALVASEAGVSTITPQEYDQGMELFRVAVLGADPERFPALAHFARDVRPLGVDRREAFVELLAAQLAQVEASAARTR; this is encoded by the coding sequence ATGGCAGGGAGAAGGCGCTGGTCGACCGAGGAGATCCTGGACGCGGCGGCGGAGTTGCTGCGCACGGGCGATGCCGAGTCGTTCAGCGTGCGCAAGCTGGCCGCGGTCCTCGGGACCGATTCCTCCAGCCTCTACCGGCATTTCCGCAGCAAGACCGAACTGCTGCGCGCGGTCGCCGACCGGATCCTGCTGGCCGCCATGGACGGCTACCGCCCCGAGGGTGACTGGAAGCAGCGCATCACCGCCCTGGGTCTGCGGCTGCGGGAGGCCTTCGGCCGGCAGCCCCAGCTCGCCGCGGTCTGGGGGCGCTACGCGTCGAGCGGCGCCGGTTCCCGGCTGGTGATGGAAGCGGTGCTTCAGGACCTGCGGGCGTCGGGCCTGCCCGACGAGGAGATCCCGGCGCACTACCACCGGATCGCGGTCCTCATCTCCGCACTGGTCGCCTCGGAGGCGGGGGTCAGCACGATCACCCCTCAGGAGTACGACCAGGGCATGGAGCTGTTCCGTGTCGCGGTGCTCGGCGCGGACCCCGAGCGCTTCCCCGCCCTGGCGCACTTCGCCCGTGACGTCCGCCCCCTCGGGGTGGACCGCCGCGAAGCGTTCGTGGAGCTGCTGGCCGCCCAGCTCGCCCAGGTGGAGGCCTCGGCGGCCCGTACCCGCTGA
- a CDS encoding AraC family transcriptional regulator, translating into MYHTWMRFFTPSPLHHRLGLVCLGVGLQHGTLPTVGPRTLDHHVAVVINSGTGWFAGPDGRRTPVTGPSLIWLTPGTPHHYGADPATGWDESFVDFTGPATTTYTELGYIEPDRPLVPLSDTAAPRAAIGRMVRAARRGNPLLEVETGAAVHELLVALRRARADVSPDGDPVLQAMARDAFQPLTVAEHAARHGMTAAELRTAVRRGAGCSPKDYLLGIRLGRAKELLATSDLPVAAVARRVGYDDPAYFSRLFARRVGTAPVRFREQQGRSVPGGWSDRVPDPDHPPTITP; encoded by the coding sequence ATGTACCACACCTGGATGCGCTTCTTCACCCCGAGCCCACTTCACCACCGCCTCGGCCTCGTCTGCCTCGGCGTGGGCCTCCAGCACGGCACACTGCCCACCGTCGGCCCCCGCACCCTGGACCACCACGTCGCCGTCGTCATCAACTCCGGCACCGGATGGTTCGCCGGGCCCGACGGGCGGCGGACACCGGTCACCGGACCCAGCCTGATCTGGCTCACCCCCGGCACCCCGCACCACTACGGCGCCGACCCCGCCACCGGCTGGGACGAGAGCTTCGTCGACTTCACCGGACCCGCCACCACCACGTACACCGAACTCGGCTACATCGAGCCCGACCGCCCCCTCGTCCCGCTCTCCGACACGGCGGCACCCCGCGCCGCCATCGGCCGCATGGTCCGGGCGGCCCGGCGCGGCAACCCGCTGCTCGAAGTGGAGACCGGCGCCGCCGTCCACGAACTGCTCGTCGCCCTGCGCCGGGCCCGCGCCGACGTCAGCCCCGACGGGGACCCGGTACTCCAGGCCATGGCCCGGGACGCCTTCCAGCCGCTCACCGTCGCCGAGCACGCCGCACGGCACGGGATGACCGCCGCCGAACTGCGCACGGCCGTCCGGCGCGGCGCGGGGTGCAGCCCGAAGGACTACCTCCTCGGCATCCGGCTCGGCCGCGCCAAGGAACTCCTCGCCACCAGCGACCTGCCGGTCGCGGCCGTCGCCCGCCGCGTCGGATACGACGATCCGGCCTACTTCTCCCGGCTGTTCGCCCGCCGCGTCGGCACCGCGCCGGTCCGCTTCCGCGAGCAGCAGGGCCGCAGCGTGCCGGGCGGCTGGAGCGACCGGGTGCCGGACCCGGACCACCCGCCGACGATCACTCCGTAG